A stretch of Colletotrichum lupini chromosome 2, complete sequence DNA encodes these proteins:
- a CDS encoding C6 zinc finger domain-containing protein encodes MSNSHAETRASSRKRPAYPRKRAAQACLTCRQRRTKCDNEKPACNSCKKLGIDCVYHEFEKASFDAASLAILRRLDELESVVKGSRPLPAAPQPCLDFASSLSSSPFPTTDIDWINSFEVRYVNCEVILNWPVWKAADLHYSSQDSPPAIPPGIDSVSRPLLVSDVDVQDASRLLGIFLSIYHIFNPVLDIPTIEEHVKSTSLNGFGWDAASCLVLLILALGTTVDHDNIHTHTSLSVRQNENFSRAEAFFVAAQRRMGLLLSSSGIAEAQCFFLAGVYLMTTMRPADAWKMFTRALSSCHTFQLSCRDASPGGIRLQQTIHWACFKSELEVRLELGIIKTSAWDLRYPDLFPDPPESIQTQGEPAWYFYLAEIALRRLNNRILSTTCLDSQDTGNVADKVAMTLEFERQAHSWARSLPPSLRPAIDDSSDVTFDFDENGQLRFILSGHLIDCLELMYWPYIYAAVHGRLGDDRDSHMLASRGLDFCVRRININKTGFFHRHHGTWLMLQSCTRSALVLIAAAYGGLHDKLPHDWKASVEDVVNLLKHWVDEVPDFRRMIEILASHE; translated from the exons ATGTCCAATTCACACGCAGAAACCCGTGCCAGCTCTCGCAAGAGACCTGCGTATCCGCGGAAACGAGCTGCCCAGGCCTGTCTGACATGTCGTCAACGACGGACAAAGTGTGACAACGAAAAGCCAGCCTGCAATTCTTGCAAGAAGCTGGGGATAGATTGCGTCTACCACGAATTCGAAAAGGCTAG TTTCGATGCAGCCAGTCTCGCTATCTTACGAAGATTAGATGAATTGGAAAGCGTGGTAAAAGGCAGCCGTCCGCTACCTGCTGCTCCTCAGCCGTGCTTAGACTTTGCTTCATCGCTTTCTTCGTCGCCATTTCCAACCACCGATATCGATTGGATCAACTCCTTCGAGGTCCGTTACGTTAATTGCGAAGTAATACTCAACTGGCCAGTCTGGAAAGCCGCCGACCTACATTATTCATCACAGGATTCGCCTCCGGCTATCCCTCCGGGGATCGACTCGGTGTCACGCCCTCTTCTCGTGTCAGACGTGGACGTTCAGGACGCTTCCAGACTCCTCGGCATTTTCTTGTCTATTTATCACATATTCAATCCAGTTTTGGATATACCGACGATTGAAGAACATGTCAAGAGCACATCTCTCAATGGGTTCGGTTGGGATGCTGCGTCATGTCTTGTC CTGCTCATACTGGCCCTGGGAACAACAGTAGACCATGATAACATCCATACACATACATCTTTGTCCGTCCGACAAAACGAAAACTTCAGCCGTGCCGAAGCGTTTTTTGTTGCAGCGCAGAGGCGGATGGGTTTGCTACTATCCAGTAGCGGTATTGCAGAAGCCCAATGCTTCTTCTTGGCTGGCGTGTATTTGATGACTACGATGCGACCGGCTGATGCCTGGAAAATGTTCACGCGGGCTTTGTCGAGCTGCCACACTTTCCAACTATCTTGTCGCGATGCCAGCCCTGGAGGTATACGCTTGCAGCAGACCATCCACTGGGCATGCTTCAAGTCTGAGCT CGAGGTTCGGTTGGAGTTAGGAATTATCAAGACGAGTGCATGGGATCTACGCTATCCAGACCTCTTTCCCGACCCTCCAGAGTCCATACAAACTCAAGGAGAGCCTGCCTGGTATTTTTACCTAGCTGAAATAGCACTGAGGCGGCTTAACAACCGCATACTATCGACTACATGTTTGGATAGTCAGGACACTGGCAATGTTGCGGATAAGGTGGCAATGACCTTAGAGTTCGAGCGCCAAGCCCACAGCTG GGCCAGGTCTCTTCCACCGAGTCTCCGGCCGGCGATAGACGATTCCAGCGACGTTACTTTCGACTTTGACGAGAACGGCCAGCTAAGATTTATCCTCAGTGGCCATCTGATAGACTGCTTGGAACTCATGTACTGGCCTTATATCTACGCCGCTGTGCATGGCCGACTCGGAGACGACAGGGACTCCCACATGCTGGCTTCACGAGGTCTCGACTTTTGCGTGCGGAGGATAAATATCAACAAGACAGGATTCTTTCATCGACATCATGGGACGTGGTTGATGCTGCAGTCATGCACACGGAGCGCGCTTGTCTTGATCGCTGCCGCGTATGGAGGGCTGCATGACAAGCTTCCACACGACTGGAAAGCTAGTGTCGAGGACGTAGTGAACCTCTTGAAACATTGGGTTGATGAGGTACCTGACTTCAGGAGGATGATTGAGATCCTCGCTAGCCATGAGTAA
- a CDS encoding glycoside hydrolase family 3 has product MHNGAYSVHRTLLHGKAPTPLTASIMTISYAPKEVAVFDVEDVLEKLTVQEKIDLLAGIDFWHTKSIPRLGVPSVRLSDGPNGVRGTRFFNGVPAACFPCGTGLAATWDAGLLREAGTLMGLEARTKGAHILLGPTVNMQRSPLGGRGFESFSEDPVLAGQSAAAVVAGIQSTGVQAAIKHFVGNDQEHERMAVDSRITDRALREIYLLPFQIAVRDANPASFMTAYNKVNGLHVSEDPSILQSILRDQWKWKGLIMSDWYGTYSTIEAIEAGLDLEMPGPTRWRGQLVKHALASRRLLPEIVDERVRAVLKAVRRAALTGIPEGAEENGRDLPETSALLRKIAGNSIVLLKNENSTLPFRKEKTVLVIGPNAKAAVYCGGGSATLRPYYAVTPFDAIYEQAKHVVYSVGCYAHKMLPILGPRLKTVDGQVGVTFRAYTAPETDSDRQPVDMLHLVDTNMYFADYYHPDITEDLWWGEIEASFTAEETGDFEFGLTVHGTANLYIDGELVIDNETVQRGGGSFFNVGTVEETGTKALVAGQTYNITVNFASGAASKVKDADGVVSFGGGGVRIGGVEVRDADEEIHRAAELAKSVDQVVICVGLNADFEQEGHDRPHMDLPGRTDDLVAAVAAANPTTTVVVQSGTPVTMPWADSVSAIIQAWYGGNETGNSVADVLFGNVNPSGKLPLSFPVRVEDNPAFLNYRSDQGRVLYGEGVFVGYRYYEAVKRSVLYPFGWGLSYTSFSVDSLQVSHGVKDGDEKIIVRVGLNNIGKVDGSEVVQVYVSPQHPSVIRPKKELKGFSKTYVKAGQSAQVEVILSKKYALSFWDEPRKQWAVEAGNFDILVGTSSLETPLAAMMKVERTSWCKITTHHCDIMDPELLSTPWIWHPEWQDHGANTAGGIVHFRKRLKLEEVPHGPSRIQITADTKYKLFVNGRHVFSGPVKGDEHLWFYDEIDIQPFLKAGVNRISVRVLRFFHATQYATSFPRLPIPGLFVRSLAANDGFVLPVRSDSSWEASIDRATVLRIDQKEDDFLHIYEDVDARRSSELDWVSAKQLELPTSHGITPPWVLSPRMIPKPTTATQVLAAVHNVESSISQASWESFLKDGASTLRLPAGTHHHIEVEAKVHLTAMLAFRFRRSKTSGSTLRVRYSEAYEEEPEYVPYIRRKGDRRDTTKSLFGPEDKYIFAGSSGAHASSEIAYGLDAAEFETFSPFHFRTLRFMAINIQVDPKSDLEFVGILIGQVHYPLDIKSELTLLSTDDHQRTYQRLWENGARTLTNCMHDCYEDCPFYEQLQYAMDVRSSCLFTYAVSGDDRMARQAIVQLHNSYRPSIGLIASRSPAHVFQVIPHFSLFWICTVADHFTYYGDGDFTRKFLAVCDGILSSFAQRLNAETGLISSDYQSVNTHWDFVDWTTQWRPMGIPPAAERTGTQTFTNFLYAYTLKTIAETVKDLGRPTLAQEYRSRADGIILATQKHCRVGAVFTDGTAARADHSLDFSQHNQIWAVLCGATSGEEARQLLTYCFDHGPIASELPTASGQPVTFTKLSTAMSFYALRALSEVGGDLYDKAFHSFWDPWRHQLSQNLTTWCEDEVTLRSDCHAWSAVPLYEFTTEVAGIKPLEPGWRAISCAPRFHLFSEFDAKVALGGELAPGIARVRWSREIGTDDLSLWVVLQDIPVEDPIRVSVELPSGVEEHSGRDLKFNLQLK; this is encoded by the exons ATGCACAATGGTGCGT ATTCTGTGCATAGAACTCTACTACACGGAAAAGCGCCAACACCATTGACAGCATCGATCATGACTATCTCCTATGCTCCAAAGGAAGTAGCCGTTTTTGACGTGGAAGACGTGTTGGAGAAATTAACCGTTCAAGAAAAGATTGATCTACTTGCTG GTATCGACTTCTGGCACACCAAGAGCATTCCCCGTCTTGGGGTCCCCTCAGTCAGACTCTCCGATGGCCCCAATGGAGTCCGAGGTACACGATTTTTCAATGGTGTGCCGGCAGCTTGCTTCCCCTGCGGCACTGGTCTAGCAGCAACTTGGGATGCCGGTCTGCTTCGGGAAGCCGGAACGCTCATGGGTCTCGAAGCAAGAACCAAGGGGGCGCACATCCTCCTAGGTCCCACGGTCAACATGCAAAGAAGTCCACTGGGAGGCAGAGGATTTGAATCGTTCTCAGAAGACCCAGTTCTTGCAGGCCAAAGTGCCGCTGCAGTTGTCGCCGGCATTCAGAGCACAGGAGTCCAGGCTGCTATCAAGCACTTTGTGGGAAATGACCAGGAGCACGAGCGAATGGCCGTTGATTCTCGCATCACAGACAGGGCTCTTCGGGAAATCTACTTGCTGCCTTTCCAGATTGCTGTGCGAGATGCCAACCCAGCGTCCTTCATGACGGCTTACAATAAGGTCAATGGACTGCATGTGAGCGAAGACCCCAGTATCCTCCAGAGCATTTTGCGTGATCAATGGAAATGGAAAGGCCTTATCATGAGCGACTG GTATGGCACATACTCTACAATCGAAGCCATCGAAGCTGGTCTCGACCTGGAGATGCCTGGACCCACGCGTTGGCGCGGCCAGCTGGTGAAGCACGCTCTGGCATCCAGAAGACTCCTTCCCGAGATCGTCGATGAAAGGGTCCGCGCTGTCCTTAAAGCCGTTCGCCGTGCAGCCTTGACGGGGATCCCAGAAGGGGCAGAGGAGAACGGCCGAGATCTTCCAGAGACCTCAGCTCTCCTTCGAAAGATTGCGGGAAACTCAATCGTACTGCTGAAAAACGAGAACTCTACTCTGCCTTTCAGGAAAGAAAAAACT GTTCTCGTCATCGGACCAAATGCCAAAGCAGCGGTCTACTGTGGTGGTGGATCAGCCACTTTGAGACCTTACTACGCAGTAACGCCCTTCGATGCTATTTACGAGCAAGCAAAGCATGTAGTGTACTCTGTCGGGTGTTATGCTCACAAGATGCTGCCGATTCTTGGCCCGCGATTGAAAACCGTAGACGGCCAGGTCGGAGTTACCTTCAGGGCTTACACCGCACCTGAAACTGATAGCGATCGTCAACCAGTTGATATGCTGCATCTAGTTGATACGAACATGTACTTTGCCGATTACTACCACCCCGACATAACAGAAGACCTATGGTGGGGAGAGATTGAGGCCTCGTTCACTGCTGAGGAGACGGGCGATTTCGAGTTCGGTCTCACTGTTCACGGAACTGCCAATCTTTATATTGACGGAGAGCTCGTGATCGACAACGAGACTGTCCAAAGAGGTGGTGGGAGCTTCTTCAACGTCGGTACCGTGGAGGAAACGGGTACCAAGGCATTGGTCGCCGGGCAGACGTACAATATCACGGTCAACTTCGCCAGTGGCGCAGCATCCAAGGTCAAAGACGCCGATGGTGTGGTTTcctttggcggcggcggtgttcGCATTGGTGGTGTCGAAGTCCGCGACGCAGATGAGGAGATTCATCGCGCAGCAGAGCTGGCAAAGTCGGTGGACCAAGTCGTCATTTGCGTCGGTCTCAATGCGGACTTTGAGCAAGAGGGTCATGACCGCCCGCACATGGACTTGCCTGGAAGAACAGATGACTTAGTTGCCGCTGTCGCTGCTGCCAATCCAACTACCACAGTCGTGGTCCAGTCAGGAACGCCCGTGACTATGCCATGGGCTGATTCTGTATCGGCAATTATCCAGGCATGGTACGGCGGAAACGAGACGGGTAACTCCGTTGCCGATGTCCTATTTGGAAACGTCAACCCATCAGGCAAGTTGCCCCTATCATTCCCGGTCAGGGTTGAGGACAACCCGGCTTTCCTCAACTACCGATCGGATCAAGGGCGAGTCCTTTACGGCGAGGGTGTCTTTGTTGGGTATCGCTACTACGAGGCAGTCAAGAGATCTGTTCTCTATCCCTTTGGATGGGGACTATCTTACACGTCCTTCAGCGTTGACAGCCTCCAGGTTTCTCACGGAGTCAAGGACGGTGACGAAAAGATTATAGTGCGAGTTGGGTTGAACAACATTGGGAAGGTTGATGGTTCCGAAGTTGTGCAGGTCTACGTTTCACCACAACACCCCTCAGTTATACGCCCCAAAAAGGAGCTTAAGGGATTCTCTAAGACGTATGTTAAGGCGGGACAGTCCGCTCAGGTAGAAGTCATCCTGAGCAAGAAATATGCTCTCAGCTTTTGGGACGAACCGCGAAAGCAGTGGGCGGTGGAGGCTGGAAACTTTGACATACTTGTTGGCACCAGCAGCCTTGAGACGCCTCTCGCGGCCATGATGAAGGTTGAGAGGACTAGCTGGTG CAAGATCACTACACACCATTGTGATATCATGGATCCCGAATTGCTCAGCACGCCCTGGATCTGGCACCCCGAGTGGCAAGACCACGGCGCAAACACTGCTGGTGGCATCGTCCACTTCCGCAAGCGCCTGAAGCTGGAAGAAGTTCCGCATGGGCCGTCGAGAATCCAGATTACAGCGGACACGAAATACAAGCTATTCGTCAACGGTCGACACGTCTTTTCGGGCCCCGTCAAAGGGGATGAACATCTCTGGTTCTATGACGAGATCGACATTCAACCATTCTTGAAGGCCGGGGTGAATCGTATCTCAGTCAGGGTCCTGCGCTTCTTTCACGCCACGCAGTACGCCACAAGTTTCCCACGACTACCCATTCCCGGACTTTTTGTTCGATCCCTGGCGGCAAATGATGGGTTCGTATTGCCTGTCCGCAGTGATAGCTCTTGGGAAGCTTCTATAGACCGTGCCACGGTGCTTCGCATCGACCAGAAAGAAGACGATTTCCTCCACATTTACGAAGACGTGGACGCAAGGAGATCGTCGGAGCTCGATTGGGTCTCGGCGAAACAATTGGAACTGCCGACATCACACGGCATCACTCCGCCGTGGGTGCTCTCGCCGCGGATGATACCAAAACCAACAACCGCCACCCAAGTACTTGCAGCTGTTCACAATGTCGAAAGTTCTATCAGCCAGGCTTCGTGGGAGAGCTTCCTCAAAGATGGTGCGAGCACGCTCCGACTGCCCGCGGGCACACATCACCACATCGAGGTTGAGGCAAAAGTTCACTTGACAGCAATGCTCGCGTTTCGTTTCAGACGATCCAAAACCTCGGGATCAACTTTACGAGTTCGTTATTCTGAGGCATATGAAGAGGAACCAGAGTACGTTCCCTACATTCGCCGCAAAGGCGATAGGAGAGACACGACCAAGTCCTTGTTCGGGCCTGAAGACAAATACATTTTTGCTGGCTCTTCAGGGGCTCACGCCAGCTCCGAGATCGCCTACGGTCTAGATGCGGCGGAGTTTGAGACCTTCTCGCCTTTTCATTTCCGAACCTTACGCTTCATGGCCATCAACATCCAGGTAGACCCGAAGAGCGATCTAGAATTTGTAGGAATTCTTATCGGCCAAGTGCATTATCCTTTGGACATTAAGAGCGAACTCACACTTCTGTCGACCGATGATCACCAGAGGACTTATCAGCGACTCTGGGAGAACGGCGCACGCACGTTGACCAACTGTATGCATGACTGCTACGAGGACTGTCCCTTTTATGAGCAGCTTCAATACGCCATGGATGTTCGCAGTTCCTGTCTGTTCACGTACGCCGTGTCAGGCGACGATCGAATGGCTCGACAAGCTATCGTTCAACTTCATAACTCGTATCGTCCGAGTATTGGGCTCATCGCAAGTCGCAGTCCTGCTCATGTCTTTCAAGTTATCCCTCACTTCTCGCTCTTCTGGATCTGCACAGTAGCTGATCACTTCACATATTACGGCGACGGAGACTTCACTCGAAAATTCCTGGCCGTATGCGACGGTATACTTTCGTCCTTCGCTCAGCGCTTGAATGCCGAAACTGGACTCATATCAAGTGACTACCAGTCAGTCAATACGCATTGGGACTTTGTCGACTGGACAACGCAATGGAGACCTATGGGCATACCGCCGGCTGCCGAGAGGACGGGCACTCAGACATTTACCAACTTTCTATACGCCTACACGCTCAAGACCATTGCAGAGACTGTCAAAGATCTCGGTCGACCGACCCTCGCCCAGGAGTATAGGTCACGAGCAGACGGTATCATTTTGGCCACACAGAAGCACTGTCGCGTGGGGGCGGTATTTACGGACGGGACGGCAGCCAGAGCTGACCATTCGCTGGACTTTAGTCAACATAATCAGATCTGGGCTGTCCTTTGTGGCGCGACTAGTGGTGAGGAGGCGAGACAACTCCTTACATATTGCTTCGATCATGGCCCGATTGCGTCGGAACTCCCCACTGCTTCGGGACAACCCGTCACGTTCACCAAACTTTCAACGGCGATGTCATTCTACGCTCTCCGGGCCTTGTCCGAAGTTGGCGGAGACCTCTACGACAAGGCTTTCCACTCTTTCTGGGATCCCTGGCGGCATCAGCTGAGCCAGAACCTCACAACTTGGTGCGAGGACGAGGTGACGCTCAGATCCGACTGTCATGCGTGGAGCGCGGTTCCCCTCTACGAGTTCACGACCGAGGTTGCTGGAATTAAACCACTCGAGCCTGGGTGGCGAGCCATCTCTTGCGCTCCTCGATTCCACCTCTTCAGCGAGTTTGACGCCAAGGTGGCGCTTGGTGGAGAACTAGCGCCTGGTATTGCTCGTGTCAGATGGTCCCGAGAGATTGGTACTGATGACCTGAGTTTGTGGGTTGTTCTACAAGACATCCCAGTCGAAGATCCGATTCGAGTAAGTGTAGAGCTTCCGAGTGGTGTTGAGGAGCATAGTGGTCGGGATCTTAAGTTCAACTTGCAACTAAAGTAG
- a CDS encoding lactose permease, whose product MGISAVPKGMSTLYRTLGSISVENWRNYFGEPKGSTLGLFNAAYPIGGLCAIPFLSFVSDRFGRKIGLACGATLCIIGSSVQASAQNLAMFVVARGILGCGTVFLGASGAPLITEIAHPAHRATATALFNTSYSLGAIVAAWTTFASFRIDSTWSWRIPSAIQSLPSIIQLLGLYFVPESPRWLASKDRNEETLAFLAKYHAEGDEHDALVQFEYEEIQSTLAYERTIDRGSWIQNYLELIRTPGNRKRLFIILWTSFIAQMSGNAFVSYYLSSILSSVGLKSSMEQTLINATQQILSWLSALYFATLPGKLGRKTLFISSLSAVFVCLICITAGSAVFANNESNKAAGGAVVAFLYLFSPAYNLGLNGNLVLYITEILPYSLRMRGTACFQLFSTCFSLISTYVVPIGLDKLAWKFYTIFIPWVLIEIIVLWFVYPETKGPSLEEIALLFDGPTMDTTTTIGKDGVKHVEIGFAEGTEKV is encoded by the exons ATGGGTATCAGCGCTGTACCCAAGGGTATGAGCACGCTATATCGGACCCTCGGTAGTATC TCGGTCGAGAACTGGCGAAACTACTTTGGAGAACCCAAAGGTTCCACCCTTGGTCTCTTCAACGCTGCCTATCCTATCGGAGGTCTCTGCGCTATCCCGTTTCTCTCTTTCGTCAGCGATAGATTTGGTCGTAAGATTGGTCTGGCATGCGGTGCAACTCTATGCATCATCGGCTCCTCAGTCCAAGCCTCAGCTCAGAACCTCGCCATGTTCGTCGTCGCTCGTGGTATTCTCGGATGCGGCACCGTATTTCTTGGAGCTTCAGGCGCCCCGTTGATCACAGAGATTGCCCACCCGGCACACAGGGCCACCGCAACCGCGCTATTCAACACCTCATACTCTCTCGGTGCCATTGTGGCGGCATGGACAACCTTTGCGAGCTTTCGCATCGATTCGACATGGTCGTGGCGCATTCCATCGGCCATCCAGAGTCTTCCATCTATCATCCAGCTTCTGGGTTTGTATTTCGTTCCGGAGAGTCCGCGTTGGCTCGCTTCTAAGGATCGCAACGAGGAGACTTTGGCTTTCTTGGCCAAGTACCATGCCGAAGGTGACGAACATGACGCGCTCGTCCAGTTTGAATATGAAGAAATCCAGAGCACTCTCGCATACGAGCGTACAATCGACCGAGGCAGCTGGATCCAAAATTACCTCGAGCTCATCAGGACGCCTGGAAACCGCAAGCGACTATTTATCATTCTCTGGACTTCGTTTATAGCCCAGATGAGTGGTAACGCCTTCGTCTCGTACTACTTGAGCAGCATTCTATCTTCCGTGGGGTTAAAGTCTTCCATGGAACAGACGCTCATCAATGCCACCCAACAGATCCTCTCTTGGCTTTCTGCGCTGTACTTTGCGACACTTCCTGGCAAACTTGGTCGCAAAACACTGTTCATCAGCTCCCTGTCCGCCGTTTTTGTCTGCCTGATTTGCATCACGGCTGGCAGTGCCGTCTTTGCAAACAACGAGTCAAATAAGGCCGCTGGTGGAGCAGTCGTTGCGTTTCTCTACCTCTTTTCTCCTGCCTACAACCTGGGTCTCAATGGCAACTTGGTATTGTACATCACCGAGATTCTTCCTTACAGCCTCCGTATGCGCGGTACAGCTTGTTTCCAGCTGTTCTCCACATGCTTCTCTCTCATTTCAACCTACGTTGTCCCCATTGGTCTTGACAAATTGGCTTGGAAATTCTACACCATCTTCATCCCTTGGGTTCTTATCGAGATTATCGTCTTGTGGTTTGTTTACCCAGAGACCAAGGGCCCTTCTTTGGAAGAAATTGCTCTCCTTTTTGACGGACCGACCATGGATACGACAACAACCATTGGAAAGGATGGCGTTAAACATGTCGAGATTGGTTTTGCGGAGGGTACGGAGAAGGTCTAA